Sequence from the Malaciobacter pacificus genome:
GATGCTTTTGTATGGCTAAGTAGACGTGAGGGAATTATCCCTGCATTTGAGAGTTCTCATGCAGTTGCATATTTAAAAAAGGCAAAGGATAAATTTCAAGGTAAGGTTGTTGTTATTAATTTATCAGGAAGAGGTGATAAGGATATGGTTCAAGCAAAAAGTTTATTAAGCTTTGACTAGGTTCTTTTATGGAAAAACTATTTAAAAAACTTCAACCACATTCTGGAAAAATTTTAGCAGTTATTGTTATTACCTTTTTCTCATACCTAGGATATAATTTATATCATGCACCTGTAAGTGGATTTGAAGAAAAGTTTGTATATTTATTAAAAGAGTATGGATATATAATTCTTTTTGCATGGGGAATGTTAGAAGGTGAAGCAGGTCTTGTTATGGCAGGACTTTTATCTCATACAGGTGATATGAATTTATATTTAGCAATATTCATAGCTGGTCTTGGTGGATTTGCTGGTGATCAAGTATATTTTTATATAGGAAGATTTAATAAGTCTCATGTTCATAAAAAGTTTAAAGGACAGCGAAGAAAATTTGCTTTTGCGCACTTACTTTTAAAGAAATATGGATGGCCTATTATATTTATCCAAAGATATATGTATGGTATGAGAACAATTATTCCAATATCAATTGGACTTACAAGATATAGTGCAAAAATGTTTGCATTTATAAATCTTATTAGTGCTTGGTGTTGGGCTGCTATTACTATAGTTCCTGTTTGGTATTTTGGTGAAGAGATTTTAGTAGTTTTAGAATGGGCTAAAGAGCATTGGTATTTAGCAATTCCAATTGCTGCAATTTTTGGCGGTAGTATAATTTATATGTTTAATAAAGCTACAAAAAAAGTAGAAAGAAAGGTAGTAAATGAAAATTAATTTAATTGAAAAAAATATTAATGATATTAAAGCAGATATAGAGATAATTTTTATAAATGATTTAGATAACTGTGCGGATAAAGAGGTTTTAGAATCAATAGATTTTAAAGCAAAAGATGAAGCTTGTACACTATTAGCTGAGTCAAAAAAAATTTATGTTGGTTACGAGGAAGCATCTTATGATTCAATAGCAATTGCATCAGCAAATGCAGTTAGAAAGATTGCATCAACTAAATATGAAAGTGCGAAATTAACTTTAAATAGTGACTTAGAAGAAAACTTTAAATCATTAGTAGAAGGTGCATTTTTAGGTGAATATAAATTTACTAAATACAAATCTAAAAAAGAAGAAAAAAAGAAATTAACTTTAGAAATGGCAGTTAATAATAAAACTAATGAATTAGAAAATATTTTAAAAGAGTCTAAAACTATTGCAAAAGCTGTAAATAAAGCAAGAGATATGGTAAATACTCCTCCTCAAGATTTTTATCCAGCTGTTATGGCTGATATTGCAAAAGATATTGCAAAAGATACAAATATTGAAATCAAAGTTGAGGGTGAAAAGTATTTAAAGAAAAATGGTATGAACTCTATGTTAAGTGTTGGTAGAGCTTCAATTCATGAATCAAAACTAATTCATTTATCATATAAACCAAAAGATGCAAAGGTAAAAGTTGTATTAGTTGGTAAGGGTTTAACTTATGATTCAGGTGGACTATCTTTAAAGCCTGCTGATTTTATGGTTACTATGAAATCAGATAAATCAGGTGGTTGTGCTGTATTATCTTCAATTTGGGCTATAGCAAAACTTGGGCTTCCAGTTGAAGTTCATGCAATTGTTGGTGCAGTTGAAAATATGATTGGTGGAGATGCTTATAAACCTGATGATGTACTTACAGCTAAAAATGGTAAAACTATTGAAGTTAGAAATACTGATGCTGAGGGAAGATTAGTATTAGCTGATTGTTTGTGTTATGCACAAGATGAAATTAAAGATATTGATTATATCTTTGATTATGCAACTTTAACTGGTGCTTGTGTTGTTGGTGTTGGTCAATATACAAGTGGAGTTATGGGAAATAGTGATGAATTAAAATGCAAAGCTGTAAGTAGTGCAAAAGCAGCTGGAGAGTATGCTACATCATTAGATTTCAATAGATATTTAAGAAAATCAATTAAATCAGAGATTGCTGATGTTTGTAATATTGCTAATACTAGATATGGTGGAGCAATAACTGCTGGAATATTCTTAGATAACTTTATTTATGAAGAGAATAAAAATAAATGGATTCACTTTGATATCGCTGGACCTGCTTTTGTAGAAAAACAATGGGGATATAATCCTCATGGAGCAAGTGGAGCAGGGGTTAGATTTACAGTGGAACTATTAAAAGATTTAGCTAAATAATAGATTTAAAATAGAGATTTTTTCTCTATTTTAAGACTCTTTGAAAGAGTTGAAAATTTCTAAAACTTCATTTTTATTTGTAATAAAAATATCTACAAGTTTTGGGTCAAAATGTTTAGCACGATTTTCAGTTAGAAAATTCATAGCTTCATTAATTTCCCATGCTTTCTTATACGGTCTTTGTGATGTTAATGCATCAAATACATCAGCAATTGCAACAATTCTTCCATAAATATGAATATCTTCACCTTTTAGTTTATTAGGATATCCTGTTCCATCATATTTTTCATGGTGAGTTAGGGCTATTGTAGCTCCTGCTTGCAAATAATCACTTTTTGCATCTTTTAAAATATCATAACCAATCATTGAGTGATTTTGCATGATTTTTAACTCTTCTTCATCCAATCTTGCAGGTTTTAAAAGAATTTTATCTTCAACTCCTATTTTACCTATGTCATGGAATGGAGCAGCATAATATATTAAATCTTGTTCTTTTTCATTTAATCCATACTCCCTTGCTAGCATTTTAGAATAATATGCTACTCTTGCAATATGAGAAGCAGTTTCAGGATCTTTATATTCAGCTGTTTTACCTAAAATTTTAAGAGTTTCATGCTCTTTATCAATTAATTCTTTTGTAGCTTTTGCAACTTCTTGTTCAAGCAGTTTTGCTCTATCTTCTAGTAGTAATCTATTTTGATAGTCACTTAAAAGATTTTGTACTCTTGCTTGAAATAGTACAGTATTAATTGGTTTACTTAAAAAGTCATTTGCACCTAGTTCAAAAGCAGATTTATGAATATCTTCATCACCAGCTGCTGTTATCATTATGATAGGCACATTTTTTTTGTGAACTCTAAACTCTTCTATAAATTCTAATCCATTTAATGTTGGCATCATATAATCAATTAGAATCATGTCAACTTTATTTTTTAGTGAGTAGACTAATGCATCTAAAGGATTAGAAAAACTTGTTACATTTAGATTCATATCTTCACATATAGCTTCAATTAAGAAAAGATTATTTTCATTATCATCAATAGATATAATTTTTATATTTTCAAATTCCAAAATAAACCTTATAATTTTATTTATCTCTATAATATTATCTTTTCAATTAATTTATAATAACATTTTGCTATAATAATAAAAAACTGAAAGATTTTGTAATGCTAAAAAGAATCATATTAATATTATTTTTATTCTCTCTTACACTTTTACACGCTAAAAAAGAATTACTTTTTTATGTTGGAATCACTATGGTTAAACCCATTGATAAATTAGCTAGAGAATTTGAAAAAAAATGTGATTGTAAGATAAAGATTTTACAAGGTGGAAGTCAAGATTTATACGATAGCATAAAACTTAGTCAAATTGGAGATTTATATCTTCCTGGATCTGTTACATACAGAAATAATAATTTAAAAGATGGTTTGATTTTAGATGGTAAATTTGTTGGTTTTAATAAACTTTCAATGGTTGTAAAAAAAGGAAATCCTAAGAATATAAAGCCATCACTTGAAGAGTTATTAAATCCAAAATTATATGAATACTATCTATTTAGCTTCTGATTCAAGAAATTTAGTTAATGCAATAAAAGATGGGAATGCAGATTTAATTTTAAATTGGCATGCAACAACTTACTGGAGTGAAAATAAAGATTATATTGAGGCTTTATACATAGATGAAAAAGTTATAAGCAAGGCAAAACTTGTATTAAATTTATTAAAAACTTCTAAATATCCAGAATTAACAAAAGAGTTCATGGAATTTGCCACATCTAAAAGAGGTAGAGAGATTTTTTATAATTATGGTTTCCTCTCTAAACAAGATTTGATAGATTTTGATAAAGTTAGTTTCTAATGATAAGAAATAATAGTATTCTTCATGGATTAATTGCTTTATTACTAGCTTTTGTATTAGGATATATGGGAATTATTTTTATTCATTTGGTTTTTAAAGATATTGTTGAAAAACTTGATACAAATGTTAAAAATGAGTATGCTAGATATAAGATTGGTGAGTATATTTTAAAAGAGATTAGTTCTATTGAAACTCACTATTATAAAATGGGTATTTTAACAAATATAAAAAGCATTAAGCCTATGCAAGAAGAGATTAAAAAAGAGATTGAAGATGTAAAAAAGGCGATTAATGTTTTAAACTATGGAGGTGAGGTTAATAGTTATATAAAACTTAACATTTTAGATATAGATGAAACAACAGATGTAATTAAATTTACTCCATCACTTAATCAAAAATTTACATTTGAGGCAATTGATCTTCTTCCTAAATTAAAAGAGCTTGAAAATAAATCTTCTAAAATGGAAGATATAATGAAAATAAAAATTAATAGTAATAATGCAACAAATGATGAACTTT
This genomic interval carries:
- a CDS encoding DedA family protein, giving the protein MEKLFKKLQPHSGKILAVIVITFFSYLGYNLYHAPVSGFEEKFVYLLKEYGYIILFAWGMLEGEAGLVMAGLLSHTGDMNLYLAIFIAGLGGFAGDQVYFYIGRFNKSHVHKKFKGQRRKFAFAHLLLKKYGWPIIFIQRYMYGMRTIIPISIGLTRYSAKMFAFINLISAWCWAAITIVPVWYFGEEILVVLEWAKEHWYLAIPIAAIFGGSIIYMFNKATKKVERKVVNEN
- a CDS encoding leucyl aminopeptidase, translated to MKINLIEKNINDIKADIEIIFINDLDNCADKEVLESIDFKAKDEACTLLAESKKIYVGYEEASYDSIAIASANAVRKIASTKYESAKLTLNSDLEENFKSLVEGAFLGEYKFTKYKSKKEEKKKLTLEMAVNNKTNELENILKESKTIAKAVNKARDMVNTPPQDFYPAVMADIAKDIAKDTNIEIKVEGEKYLKKNGMNSMLSVGRASIHESKLIHLSYKPKDAKVKVVLVGKGLTYDSGGLSLKPADFMVTMKSDKSGGCAVLSSIWAIAKLGLPVEVHAIVGAVENMIGGDAYKPDDVLTAKNGKTIEVRNTDAEGRLVLADCLCYAQDEIKDIDYIFDYATLTGACVVGVGQYTSGVMGNSDELKCKAVSSAKAAGEYATSLDFNRYLRKSIKSEIADVCNIANTRYGGAITAGIFLDNFIYEENKNKWIHFDIAGPAFVEKQWGYNPHGASGAGVRFTVELLKDLAK
- a CDS encoding HD domain-containing phosphohydrolase produces the protein MEFENIKIISIDDNENNLFLIEAICEDMNLNVTSFSNPLDALVYSLKNKVDMILIDYMMPTLNGLEFIEEFRVHKKNVPIIMITAAGDEDIHKSAFELGANDFLSKPINTVLFQARVQNLLSDYQNRLLLEDRAKLLEQEVAKATKELIDKEHETLKILGKTAEYKDPETASHIARVAYYSKMLAREYGLNEKEQDLIYYAAPFHDIGKIGVEDKILLKPARLDEEELKIMQNHSMIGYDILKDAKSDYLQAGATIALTHHEKYDGTGYPNKLKGEDIHIYGRIVAIADVFDALTSQRPYKKAWEINEAMNFLTENRAKHFDPKLVDIFITNKNEVLEIFNSFKES
- a CDS encoding substrate-binding domain-containing protein, encoding MLKRIILILFLFSLTLLHAKKELLFYVGITMVKPIDKLAREFEKKCDCKIKILQGGSQDLYDSIKLSQIGDLYLPGSVTYRNNNLKDGLILDGKFVGFNKLSMVVKKGNPKNIKPSLEELLNPKLYEYYLFSF
- a CDS encoding substrate-binding domain-containing protein produces the protein MNTIYLASDSRNLVNAIKDGNADLILNWHATTYWSENKDYIEALYIDEKVISKAKLVLNLLKTSKYPELTKEFMEFATSKRGREIFYNYGFLSKQDLIDFDKVSF